The Acanthopagrus latus isolate v.2019 chromosome 11, fAcaLat1.1, whole genome shotgun sequence genome segment TCATTGGGAATGCTCATTTAGGAAAAGAAAGCCTCTGTTACACAAAGGCTTGTCTGCTTCAAACAACTGCGTACTGTTGAGATCCTTCCGCCAAAAGGAatccagatttttctttttttttgtcttttacagAACATCAATTAAGGGGGAGAGAAAATTGAGCTGTTAAGTGTGCTGGCATTGTCAGTAAACCATTTCAAGTTAGTAAGAGCACTAAGTGGTTCGGATCACTTAGCAAGTGTCTCAATGGCTTTTGTACAAGATTTACAATGCACAACAGGTCGACACTTACAGCCAGCCTTAACCTATACAACTGTGCTTTGTCTCGTCTGTGTATGCTTTAGTACATAAAGCAGTACAACAACCTGAACCTATGACAAGGGATTACTAGAATTTGTGGTCAACAAATAGGAAGAACAGTTTTGTAGTTGACAGATTTACCACTTGGATAATTAATAACCTTCAAGGAAGGAGTCTTCTATTCCAAGTCTCCAGATGCCTTGTCGGACGAGACTGGGCTTCAGTCAGAGGCTGCCTCTGGGTCAGAGTTCCCGTCTTTCATAAGCTGCTTTTGGACTGTCAAAACTTTTGACCTTTCCCTTTTGACCTTTCTGTTCCCTTCCCCAAACGTTTGCTGATAAGATCGCGGAAAGGTCACTGAATTTAGACAATTCAACTTCAACTATGGGCTTGGTTACATAACATATGTAAGACTGTACCATCACGCTGGGAATgacatacattaaaaataattgcTCATACACATAAGCAATCCCTCACAATAAATGTTCCTCACATGTAAAGCAATTTGCTTAAATGTCAAATAGAAAACATGTAACAATTAGGCACAAATCCTTGAttcaatttgtgtttgtttaggtCTCCTTTCTTTCACAAGAGCACCTCTCGGCAGTGTGTGAAGTCCCAATTTGTGGCAGGACAAAAAGTACTCTGGGTGTTCCATCATCTTGTGGAAaccaagaggagaaaaaaaaatcttacatgtataaaacaaagcaaaaaaaaaaaaagttcttcaCATTTGAGCTTGTAGTCATGGTTGGGAGTGCGACAAACAGGCTGTGTCAGTTTTGGcagtatgcatgtgtgtacgagtgtgtgaatgtgcatcTTGAAACTTGAACGGACAATACACAGACATGtccacatatatacacacacacactgagaataaTGGGTGGAAGAAATCTGTTAAGGCCACATCCTCTGACAGCCAAGGAAACACCACCAGATCTGTAGAGAGGAAAAGACCACAAACAGTATGTATTACAGCATTGTTATACAACAAAGACTTCAACAAAAACCTGAGGACTGACTCTTACAAACTAGTGCATCCCttattttaagattttcatGGAATGAAAGGCAATTTTTGGTCTGCAAATCCCAGCCTGAATTCAAGTAACTTTAAAATGCAAGAGGGAATCACGGCAAATTACTTCTCTTGCCTACCAACATTCTACTCTTTCTGCATCATACATAAAGAATTTAAGCCCTcttcacacaaacattgttCTTTTTTACACTGAACCAAACACCAGCAAGTGTGTGAGTTACGTAGCATGCTGTCATTCTGCAAGCATGTGAAACTCAGTGTGAGCGACTAGTGTGATGTTTTCCATATGCATGGGAAGATTTTTGACACGAGGAATTAACTGGAACTTAAGTGACAAACCTCACTTGTGGATACTAAACGGTGTTGTGTTTCCAAATAAACCAAGAATGAAATCCTAAGGATTAGGGACTACGTCCCAAGTAACTACTTCAGTAGCCAATCGACAAGGCATACCTGGTGTTACATGTGGCCAACTGGGTTGTGGCCATCTCCTCCCATACTAGGATGACCTCCTGAGAGCTGCATGGGTGCATCACCCACCACCCCAgacaccttctcctcctcacggCGTTTTAAACATGCTGCCTTTGGGTTAAGGTTCCGCTCTGACAGAGAAAGGGAAAATAGAAACAGGCCCTCTCAGtatacaataacaataaacagGTTAACATGAACTGAGCTCCCCATTACTGATGTGCTTCTGCCAGACTGACCTCTGACTTGTTGTTCTAAATTGAGGATGACATTAACGGCTTGGTGCAGGATGAGAAGTTTGGTCTGAGGTTTGTCATGGCTTAGGTGCAGCTGGCACATCCTCCCTAGCTCCTTAAATGCCTCATTGATGTCCCGTACTCGGAGACGCTCGCGGGCGTTGTTCGCCACTCGCCGTTCCTTCTCACGCTCCATCTTCACCTCGGGGGGAAggtcttcatcatcttcttctggACTAAAATGGAAAAGACAATGGTGAACCCAAAACATATCATCAGACTATCATGCTAACTAATGACtagcatttagctgcttcaaATTTAGCTTCAATTGCAGGGACTGTGCATCCACAGCTGAGCTTTGTGCAGAATGGATACACTAAAAATAAGCTGTGTGAGAAGTTAAAGGcaaaatatttcataataaatCCATACTGAAAAACATTCTAATTCAATTATACATAACGAAACAGATTGAgattatcaaaatgttcatcCGACAGAAGTTGGATATACTTACGTTTAATAGTATGTGTTTATCGTTTTAACAACCAACTATGTGTCTGTAAGAAGTGAAGGCATACTGAGCTGTGGCTACAGCCTGGACAGCTTTTTCAGTCATCATAGAAACTGTGTGAACTGTAATATTTGGTAAGGAGTGAATGTTTTCTAGTGTTTTCCCTTCACTTTTTAAATCCCAAATCACTTGCAGCATAGGTACAGAAATATTCATGTCAGTCATATTCAGTGATGGATATTAAAGTTCAGGGTTTTTCTGCAACAATGATTCTGCCAATCAGAAGTCAGATTTTAGACCATGCTCGTGAACATGCGCTTTGAGTGATGTCTATCAAGAGCCCACCAAGCACAAGAAATGTATCCTCTATTGGAGAAACTTACTCATCTTTCTGGTCTGAAAGGCTAGAGAGCATCTGGAGGGTCAACGCCTCCTTTCTGAAAACGTGAGATGAAGGGAAGGGGGGGATTTAAACATTATTATATACCTAACATTGTCTGGGCAATCAGTGGGACAAACAGGATAGCTGACATGTGGAGCCATGCATATTAAACGGGCTCCCTTATATTCTCAAACTTGTCAACTGAGTCAAGAAAATCTCCAGCTTTTCAGGATACCATAGTTTGATACAGTTTAGGTTATACACACAGTCCAGAGTACaaacaccttttttcttttatgctgttaaattaaagtgacaagacaagaaaaaacagagtAAGGACCACCTTACCTTGTTCGACTGCGTgccttgctttctttcttttcatcatctGACTTGTCTGCAACAGATGAGTTTTCATCAtcctctttgtcttctcttttgATGTccgagctgctggaggagtgtGTGGAGCGGGCGAGACCACCAGGGAGACCTAGAGACAGATGCATTGATGTGAGGATTATGTTCCAAAGCACTGAAACCTCTACGAGGGGCACATGATACAAGTTATAAATGTAAGTAGAGATGACTGGAAATACAGAATCATTTGTATCTTTATTAGCATTGccacaaaaatatttaatttcagtACCCAGATAATAAACTGGTTCTACAACATTTACTCAGACTTACTGGTAAAGCCTTCTGGTTGGCCAACTGACGGTGTGGGCCCGGATGCGTGATGACCGTGCAGAAGAGTGCTGCTGGGAGGAAGGCCTGTGGGCTCCTCGTGTTTCCCTCCCTGCTAGTAAAGGTAGAGGACCATGACGTGAAGGACAGATACATCACAACTATGTACTTACAAAGCAGACTCAAACAGTTCCCCAAACTAAATAGGTACAAAACGTAGTTGATAAAAATGTTATGCAGGTTGTTTGCtcccatttgtgtgtgttcaatgATATTTAACTCACTAAATGTGAtgtataaaaatacaattactCTCATTTGCTCAATTTTACTATTGACCAGCAGATGGCACAAATTATATCATGATTGGCATGTTTTGTTCCTCAAGGAAATGAACATAAGTAATCAAAGTTTGATAGatttttcctccacatttcCTGCCAATTAGAACAGAAAACTTATTCTGCAACTTTTTGTGCACCGCATAAATATAATATACCCAGTGAGTCAATCAAGGTATCACATACATAACACaattgaaatatcaaaattgtAATTTGTATATAAAAGGTTTCAGGTGTTCAACAGTATGAATGGGATGAAAATCAGCCAAAGTAAGTGAACActtatgtgttgttttcacacaccATCAAAAGTCCAAAtctctttcaaacacacataaatcaaaCCTTTTGAGCAGGGTAGGTGACTCACCATAGCAGGATGTCTGTTGCTGAGGGCAAGGCTAGCATTGGGAAAAGCTGGAGAGAGGGCTCCAAGGCCACCGTTGTGTACTGAGGACAGCAGGCTGTGCATGTCAGAGTGGGTGCCCTCTAAGCCCTGGCCCACAGCATGGTTACGCAGTACATGAATTGCCTCCTCCAAACGGTCCTCCAGTTTACTCTGCTATGAAAATACAAGAGGCATTGCTTTATAtctcaataaaacaacaagccAAGGAAAGCTTATAAATATACAGAGACACAATTGAATGACTTACAAAGTGCATGCGTACTTGTCTAAAACTAAAAGAAGCTTACAAAGGCTAGACAAATATGTTGTGACAACTTCTAGCTTCAAATTAGCTTTGATGttgcagagaaatgtttttacataCCAATGCATGTGGTGGCCCTTCATAGTTGGGTGTGGTTGGTCTTTGCCACTGAGACTGagctcctgcagagagaaataATTGGGACACTGTTCAGTGTTAATTCTTAACTTAAcagcagatggagctgcagACACATTTCTGTGCTAAAGAACATTCAACATGCAGAGGATCATTTTGGCTCCAACAATTTCAACTGATTCATTTCTGTGTGCCAAAAACAAGGTTGCAATCAAACTGAACAAGTTAAATAAATTGGACTGATGTAGGTATTCTGAGTCAAAATTGAAATATTATCCAAATTTGTGGTTGCATGAGTGAGAATAAAGAAAGGATAAAACCACCTGAACTGAGTTTACCAACCACCTGATTGGTAAAATTCACTCAGTCGTTAGTTTAACTGGAATGTTACATCAAAGCAAGGCAGCATCTAACTGATCTGAGTAAAATTATGACAAGCTCTTTTAAGGAATAAATAAGATGTTTATGAACCTGTAGCCTTCTTCATATTGGTGTTTAAGATGAGAATTTAGTAGATTATCGCCTTTTATAGCCTTTCATTgctttgaaataacattaagatttttttgtgtataaGTAGTAACATTTTGATACTCCTATTATCTGTATGCCAGAATTGAACTAACCTGCGAtagtctgaggagatccaggaGTAGATGGAGCGGAGGAGAAGTTATTACTGTTGTGGTCCGACGGGTAAATCTGAAAGAATTGACCGAACAGCACAACAATATGGCACATTgtaagacaacattttattgattttcaatGCAATCTAGTTAAAGCATTGTTCAAATTTTTGCCAGGCAATTCAGCAGAAAAAGTCACAACAGTTCAGCTCCATGTATGTATGTGATATATTTGTGTCAAAATGGTCTTATGCCAGGTCATAAAATGTTTGGGTAAAATCAAAGAGTTACAGAAGATTAAATGAGAAATAATTAAGTAGGCAATTATTGATCGATAGGAAAATTCAACCTTATTGGgcaaatgtaatgttttctgtcagcCTGGATAAGTTTCATGGTTCCAACTTTGTTATTGGTAAATTTGCCTAAATATGAAATTGACAATCGTTTGCTTTGTTTCAAAATGATGAATTGACAGGTACACAAATACAATATCTGGGATTCCTGTATACAACAATAATGAGGTCCTTAAATGCCAATatcttttttttggtgaatatttttGGAATTAACTGCCATTCATCTGTTTTGGATCAAAGcacaaacaaccaaaataatGTGAAACCACCAATGAATTTTGTCAGCATCACCATCCGTAGGAATTTGCACttatttgttatttcttcacacaaGTCATCCAACATAAaggattttcattttgacaagagaaaaaaaactcttgggATTGCTATTGTTTTATTGCCCAGCTctaatgtaaaaataactaacaacaaacagaagaacTCACTGAGGCAAGAGCCTTCCCGATTTCATCTCCTGAACTGCCAGCTGTGGTGCCTCGGTTGGCTgcagagacaaaataaataatgtgagTCAGATGACccattaatttgtttttgggagagagaaaaaaaatcaaatgaccaTGGGAGTTGAATCTGACAGACGCTACTGAGACACTTGTGTGAtaagctcattttaaaaagttcttaCCCATGATGCCTTCACCGTTGATGGCAGGTGTGTGGTTGTAGGTGGTGGGGGCTGAGTGGAAGCCGTTGACTTCGCTGCTGTGCAGTGGATAGTTCTGTGGGGACAGAGGCAGGGGTTGACGATTCTGGAGAAGGGATAACAAGTAGCTCCATAAGGCACAAACACTcctcacaggaaaacaaaccagTGTGACAAATGCATTTAGCTTCACGAAGAAAGTTAAAAGTTTAGATTTTTAACCTTATGTAGTGCTTAAAATGTtaacataaaatgtatttcatgcaTCCAAGGTAATATATGCAGGCTGCCTACACCTTTTCCTCAAATTCAAGAACTTTTTAAGCATGTTAAACCTTTCCAGGAACTAGCATCTGTGGTAAATCACatatttatatgaaaatatgtaCTGTAAATTATGTGTTAACATTCTGCCGACGGGTGACAAATTCAAGGAAAACAGAACGGTTTCCTGATTCACAATGTGACATCTGTATCCTATATAAACAAGGCTGATCCaatgtaaaattaaataaaaacaacacatattttcaAAGCAGGTTCAAGCCTTTTATCCAAATTCCAACCACTGTTGGAACCTGGAAACTACCAAATTAAATTTCAAGCATTGTCACTGATTTCTAGCACTAATCGCACCTTGCATGTGGTTTTATTAAACAAAAGGaactgacacatttaaagaGCAGATGATTAAATCTAATATTAACATTAGAAGATATGAGCCattataaagaaagaaaaaacaacccacCATCCTGTCCTGTGGGTTAATTGCTGAGAAGGAGCCAGGCTGTCCGATATGAGGAGAGTTACCCAGCATGGCGGAGTAGCCAGAAGACGACCAAGGGTCTTCTGAGAAAAGCAGTGAcacatttgcaaaatgaaaataccaTAACAAATAGAATTACGGAGCAGATTCATTCCAGCACCGTCATGATTAAAGATACCTTGCATATAGAAAGAGCCGGGGTAGACAGCTCCTGGCTTGGCACCAGGATATCCTCCATTGTCTCTTGCGTACTCATCACCAGATGTGGAGGCATACACCTAAACAAAAGATATAGACAATGAGTCAGTGGACTGTTATTTCTTAAATCATTATTATAAAGTTAAACATCAGATATTTTATCAttctggatttgtttttgtttttttacgatGGTGAGCATCATGAGAGAGCAAGAAGTAGCATTCATCAATCCACCCTAGACTTGCTTTCTGGAAACCATTTAAGTACACCAGCGTCAAGTGGCCACAAGATGGCAAGAGGGAGTCTGCGGGCTGTGGAGGCAGGCCGGCTCCTCGCCTGTGGAGGAGAACACAGCGGCCATGCCATGCTGGGCACAGCGACGGCTTGAATCCCAGTGCACAGTGAGCACTTCCTCTAGCTCCCAGGACCCCAGTGACATCGCACTGCCTGGCCTGCAGCCCCTCCCTACAACACACTCAGTATCCACTTGCACACATAGCATGCATTCAgtgagccaacacacacacaccaacacacacacacacacacacacacacacccacccatgAACAGTCCGCTGGCAATACCTCCAAACTAGCACTATCACATTCTATATGGCAACAACAGAGAATCGGATTACAGAAAACAGCTCCGACgaaattcaacattttatattaGCACCTCTGAGAGTCCAATCACACATCCTTTCTGCATATTGCTAACAAAAATGGATGCCGGGCCTTCAGTGACAACACATCTTTGCGCTCCAAAGCCACACGGACAAGAGAAGCCCTCAGTTTTCACGACACCATCAGCCACCACTCAGTCcgtctttttcctctcctcctctgtagtACAtggcagacagaggaagagagaacgAGAACGGAGGCTATGCTGCAAAGAATGCTAATCCAGAGAAGGGattttttctgtaatttgaTTTAACAGGGAGAAGTGGAAAGGGAATGGAGAGATGCACTTCTAATTACAGAGCCATCTGCCTGTTCCTGGACCACATCCAACTCCACAGGCAGCTGGGCTGAGGAGAGGGAgcgaagagagggagagagagagatgggggcTGGGATCcagtcagcgagagagagagggagagagaaaaagagagagattgcAGTGTGTAGGGGGCAAGGGGGAGGATTGAGGGGGAAAAATGAAGGCCCTGATGATTTATGAAATGGGTAGAGAGATAAGGGGTGTTGAGGGGGGACAGGAGAAGGTAATCTAAATGACTTAAACAAAGCTTGATATGGCCAGGGGAGTGTGAAGGAAACAGGGGATTTAAAATGATCACGGTTAATTCAGGGGAAAACATGACGGAGATGGCTTCATTTAACAATAGGCTTTGAGTTGTTCTTTCACGGGGAACAATGTCGAGTGAATCCTGCTGCTCTAGATGGGAACAGAGGACTACACAATGACTGGTGCTGCTGGATAATTGTATTCTCAGGAAGAAAGGGGATTTCTAGGGTAAAATCCTCAACTAATAGGGGTTTAATGTAATTCAGGTTATGACCGTGTAAAGGTCTCTATGCTAGAAAAACATGGGTTGATGCAAGGGGTGGGGAGTAGATGAAGATTAACTTCAAACTAACCTCAAACCGCTTTACTCAACCACGAGGTTTTCAACCACATTAGTCCACTGGACAACTAGGGGGCAGAAGAGAAGTTCCTCCATGTTGTGTGATTGTTGCAGGTGAAAGGGGGCGAGAGTTCAGGGGGTGAGGGCAAGGATCTCGTGTACAGGTATCGGTGGGTTGCAGACGTCAGGGAACTTGAGGGGGAAATGAAAAATGGACTTGGCACTGCAGCTATTATTTGTCCATTTAATCATTTATGGTCTTATGATTAAAAGTAACAAAAGTAGatagaggaaaaagagaagagtaTGTTGAAGAGAAGCAGTAGGGAGGGAgtgtgggaggggaggagagaccACAGGATCATCATCAGCAGTCATTAATCTGGGCTCAGACACGGGGCTAAGAGGCCTCGCAAGCACCGCGCCTCACAACTGGGTCACTCACAGGGGGAGGCCCACCCAGGCCATCATGTGGTGAAGCGTAGGCGGAGGGGCTGGGTGAAGTGGGGGAGGGgggttcacacacacgcagacatcTCATCACTCGCATTAAAACCACGCGGCCATCGTTCACACTGCGGGGAATGACTGAGATTCAGACAGTGAAACAGAGGGGGCCCTGGCCAGACCAAGTGTTCACACTCAGCCTATGACGTCGTCACTGTGGCggagtgtgtgtacatgcagcAGTTTCAGCAGCCACTTCAACACGACAACACCCTCAGGTGGAGGacagcactgatgtcatttaatgCACACAAcaatttcttgtttctttaaacaaacaaggGTTTAAGAAGTGAGCTCAGTAGCAAGTTCACCAGGTCCAACTCTTAGCCCACTCCATTCTATTAGTTGATCTACTATGAACCCACCCGATCAATGCAGCCGACTAAAGTAGCGGCATCTGTTGCAATTTTATCTCAAACTATGACCGAGTCAGAACGCAACACTAGTAACGCTTGACTTCACTTTCTGACAGATTACGCATCCGAGGCTCCATGACTTGGACCAAGCCAGCCATATAAATCCTTTGAATTTACTTCATGCAtgtattcaaacaaaaaaatcatgagtcaaattcaatttcacttttgtttttgaattccGTGCAACATTTACGAAGATGATAAAATCACAGGGCAAGGACACAGCTGAAGTGTAGGTAACCTCAGACCCAAGAAACCTAATATTTTCTCTACTTTCACAGCGTAAAGCCCAAAACATACTTAACATATACAAGATGGTAAATTACATAATCTTTCTCTCAATCTTTCCATCCCCTTACAGTGCTGCTGGTGTGCTGTTTCAAGACGCCATGTTGAGGAGATGAGAAGGTTCCGTACCAGGTTTCTTTTAGGTCACTCTAGTCATCTGAGAACTACAGTAGCACgaggaaaatgtttgtgtaatgGCAGTATTTCATATTGATGATCCAGTGGCAGCTCAAGCAGCAGGACCAGCAATACTAACACATGGTAAACTACACAGTAGGGCCCTTTCTGACTTGAAATGTTTGCTGTCTTACAAAGATATGCATTGGTTTGGCCAGGGTCATAAAGAACTTTCATGTACACCATCTGTAAAGAAAAATTGTTATGAGTTAGAGTTTTGTTGAAGTGCTTTTCAAAGTGAGCAAATGGCCTCTGAACCTTCTTTGATCGACAGTAGCTATAACCGTATGCACGGACAGGCTGGACTCGACCGTAGCCAATGGAAATAATCTATAAATGGGCATGATGTGGGCAACTGCTGCTTGATTCGATTCTTTGTCCTTAAACTAACAGTGAGATTCATTCAGTATATATTCAAACATGTCAGGATGACTTGTGTTACCAGCTATGTGTGGTTGCCATCATCGACACACATCAGCTGCATCAGCTGCTGGGAATTCTGGGCCCACTGACAAAATGTGACACTTGGTACAGTAAATCAAAGCACTAGATGAGACTTCATACTGCTGCAACTAAGGACTGAGGCTCAACAGCACTCACACTAGAATTCACTATTAAATCTGCTTTACATGTTGAAATCTGTCTTACCTCTTTTACAATTTAAGGAACAAAAGTtacaaatacattaatattCAGGAACTAAAACTCCAAGATTGATATTCCAAGAAGTGAAACTTTGACCAGGCATCTTAGATATTTACTATTTAGCCAAAACAACTTCCTGAATGGTTTCAACTTTTAGTGTTACTGATGAAAaagggaggagatgaaagacTCATCAAGAGATTGTTAGTGTAGCCTTAGTAGAGTGGAGCAGGAATAACTCCAAAACTAAGAACTCAGTTAGAATTTTTGCAAGCttcagagatttgttttttctacgAGATAAGCTGTGTCAATCCATACCACGATCATAAACTGTAAAGTTTCTGTGTCTGATAAATGGCTGCTAATAAGTAGCTAAACAATGCCAAATAGCAGTTCATTgactcactagtccgtctttacaggtgTAGTTTAGTTGCAAACTATTCCAACTAAAACTTACACAACTTGCTATAAATGTACAAATCTACATGGTGCTGACAATGTAAAAATTCAACAGTGGTGTTGTTCAGTTATTTGCTAATGTTACTTCTGGTGATTtcatttaaacttaaaaaaaaaaacaaaaatagaagtGGGGTTGACCGTTAATTTTCTGCAATAATTCTAAATCCAATGAATCATTGTAGTGAATTTTTGTTGAGGAAACCAGAGGGATGCCATCTTCCAACAAATATACATCATCCATGCAGTACTCTATAAATGAAAGAAGCTCATTAGCATTACCAGCATCATTACCAACCTACTTGAACTCCTCATGCATTGAGCTGCCACAAACATATGTATCTTCATTGCCCAAATGCAGGAACTCTGTTCTTACTAAACATA includes the following:
- the tcf3b gene encoding transcription factor 3b isoform X1; its protein translation is MNEQQQRMAAVGTDKELSDLLDFSAMFAPPVANGKNRTMTLASSQFGGSAIDERSGSGSWGSAEQNSPSFSQGRGYAEGSHYNEHEGLSSPFISSGVAGKNERPPYPPFGSQPGFLPSDIAMPSPDAMSPSGIKSGSQFYPSYPNNPRRRPPDGGIDTQPKKIRKPPGLPSSVYASTSGDEYARDNGGYPGAKPGAVYPGSFYMQEDPWSSSGYSAMLGNSPHIGQPGSFSAINPQDRMNRQPLPLSPQNYPLHSSEVNGFHSAPTTYNHTPAINGEGIMANRGTTAGSSGDEIGKALASIYPSDHNSNNFSSAPSTPGSPQTIAGAQSQWQRPTTPNYEGPPHALQSKLEDRLEEAIHVLRNHAVGQGLEGTHSDMHSLLSSVHNGGLGALSPAFPNASLALSNRHPAMQGGKHEEPTGLPPSSTLLHGHHASGPTPSVGQPEGFTSLPGGLARSTHSSSSSDIKREDKEDDENSSVADKSDDEKKESKARSRTRKEALTLQMLSSLSDQKDDPEEDDEDLPPEVKMEREKERRVANNARERLRVRDINEAFKELGRMCQLHLSHDKPQTKLLILHQAVNVILNLEQQVRERNLNPKAACLKRREEEKVSGVVGDAPMQLSGGHPSMGGDGHNPVGHM
- the tcf3b gene encoding transcription factor 3b isoform X2, which gives rise to MNEQQQRMAAVGTDKELSDLLDFSAMFAPPVANGKNRTMTLASSQFGGSAIDERSGSGSWGSAEQNSPSFSQGRGYAEGSHYNEHEGLSSPFISSGVAGKNERPPYPPFGSQPGFLPSDIAMPSPDAMSPSGIKSGSQFYPSYPNNPRRRPPDGGIDTQPKKIRKPPGLPSSVYASTSGDEYARDNGGYPGAKPGAVYPGSFYMQEDPWSSSGYSAMLGNSPHIGQPGSFSAINPQDRMNRQPLPLSPQNYPLHSSEVNGFHSAPTTYNHTPAINGEGIMANRGTTAGSSGDEIGKALASIYPSDHNSNNFSSAPSTPGSPQTIAGAQSQWQRPTTPNYEGPPHALQSKLEDRLEEAIHVLRNHAVGQGLEGTHSDMHSLLSSVHNGGLGALSPAFPNASLALSNRHPAMGGKHEEPTGLPPSSTLLHGHHASGPTPSVGQPEGFTSLPGGLARSTHSSSSSDIKREDKEDDENSSVADKSDDEKKESKARSRTRKEALTLQMLSSLSDQKDDPEEDDEDLPPEVKMEREKERRVANNARERLRVRDINEAFKELGRMCQLHLSHDKPQTKLLILHQAVNVILNLEQQVRERNLNPKAACLKRREEEKVSGVVGDAPMQLSGGHPSMGGDGHNPVGHM
- the tcf3b gene encoding transcription factor 3b isoform X8, which codes for MNEQQQRMAAVGTDKELSDLLDFSAMFAPPVANGKNRTMTLASSQFGGSAIDERSGSGSWGSAEQNSPSFSQGRGYAEGSHYNEHEGLSSPFISSGVAGKNERPPYPPFGSQPGFLPSDIAMPSPDAMSPSGIKSGSQFYPSYPNNPRRRPPDGGIDTQPKKIRKPPGLPSSVYASTSGDEYARDNGGYPGAKPGAVYPGSFYMQEDPWSSSGYSAMLGNSPHIGQPGSFSAINPQDRMNRQPLPLSPQNYPLHSSEVNGFHSAPTTYNHTPAINGEGIMANRGTTAGSSGDEIGKALASIYPSDHNSNNFSSAPSTPGSPQTIAGAQSQWQRPTTPNYEGPPHALQSKLEDRLEEAIHVLRNHAVGQGLEGTHSDMHSLLSSVHNGGLGALSPAFPNASLALSNRHPAMQGGKHEEPTGLPPSSTLLHGHHASGPTPSVGQPEGFTSLPGGLARSTHSSSSSDIKREDKEDDENSSVADKSDDEKKESKARSRTSPEEDDEDLPPEVKMEREKERRVANNARERLRVRDINEAFKELGRMCQLHLSHDKPQTKLLILHQAVNVILNLEQQVRERNLNPKAACLKRREEEKVSGVVGDAPMQLSGGHPSMGGDGHNPVGHM
- the tcf3b gene encoding transcription factor 3b isoform X3; this encodes MNEQQQRMAAVGTDKELSDLLDFSAMFAPPVANGKNRTMTLASSQFGGSAIDERSGSGSWGSAEQNSPSFSQGRGYAEGSHYNEHEGLSSPFISSGVAGKNERPPYPPFGSQPGFLPSDIAMPSPDAMSPSGIKSGSQFYPSYPNNPRRRPPDGGIDTQPKKIRKPPGLPSSVYASTSGDEYARDNGGYPGAKPGAVYPGSFYMQEDPWSSSGYSAMLGNSPHIGQPGSFSAINPQDRMNRQPLPLSPQNYPLHSSEVNGFHSAPTTYNHTPAINGEGIMANRGTTAGSSGDEIGKALASIYPSDHNSNNFSSAPSTPGSPQTIAGAQSQWQRPTTPNYEGPPHALSKLEDRLEEAIHVLRNHAVGQGLEGTHSDMHSLLSSVHNGGLGALSPAFPNASLALSNRHPAMQGGKHEEPTGLPPSSTLLHGHHASGPTPSVGQPEGFTSLPGGLARSTHSSSSSDIKREDKEDDENSSVADKSDDEKKESKARSRTRKEALTLQMLSSLSDQKDDPEEDDEDLPPEVKMEREKERRVANNARERLRVRDINEAFKELGRMCQLHLSHDKPQTKLLILHQAVNVILNLEQQVRERNLNPKAACLKRREEEKVSGVVGDAPMQLSGGHPSMGGDGHNPVGHM
- the tcf3b gene encoding transcription factor 3b isoform X4 is translated as MNEQQQRMAAVGTDKELSDLLDFSAMFAPPVANGKNRTMTLASSQFGGSAIDERSGSGSWGSAEQNSPSFSQGRGYAEGSHYNEHEGLSSPFISSGVAGKNERPPYPPFGSQPGFLPSDIAMPSPDAMSPSGIKSGSQFYPSYPNNPRRRPPDGGIDTQPKKIRKPPGLPSSVYASTSGDEYARDNGGYPGAKPGAVYPGSFYMQDPWSSSGYSAMLGNSPHIGQPGSFSAINPQDRMNRQPLPLSPQNYPLHSSEVNGFHSAPTTYNHTPAINGEGIMANRGTTAGSSGDEIGKALASIYPSDHNSNNFSSAPSTPGSPQTIAGAQSQWQRPTTPNYEGPPHALQSKLEDRLEEAIHVLRNHAVGQGLEGTHSDMHSLLSSVHNGGLGALSPAFPNASLALSNRHPAMQGGKHEEPTGLPPSSTLLHGHHASGPTPSVGQPEGFTSLPGGLARSTHSSSSSDIKREDKEDDENSSVADKSDDEKKESKARSRTRKEALTLQMLSSLSDQKDDPEEDDEDLPPEVKMEREKERRVANNARERLRVRDINEAFKELGRMCQLHLSHDKPQTKLLILHQAVNVILNLEQQVRERNLNPKAACLKRREEEKVSGVVGDAPMQLSGGHPSMGGDGHNPVGHM